The DNA region AAGCCATAAGTTTTAATTCTTTTCTGAAAAGGAAAATCAGGAAAAGGGTAAAAATAGAAATAGATCCTGTGAGAAGGACGTCGCGGTAAAGAATAGTGGATGCCTGTCCGAAAATAAATTGATTCAATCCGGACTGGTTGGCATTTCCTGTATGCTGGATGATGGAAGACAGAACGAGACCCGCGCCGAAAAAAGAGGAAAGAATGGAGGCAAGGACGCCGTCAAAAGGAAGTTTCGTATAGTGGCGGGCAAGAAGGATAAGGGACAGTGCGGCAAGGGCGGACAGAAAAGCGCCCAATAAAAGGCCCTCCAGTGTTTTCACGCCGAGAAATAGAAAAGCCAGCATGATTCCCGGATAGGACGAATGGGAGATACCGTCCCCCAGAAGCGCTTCCCTGCGGAGGACGATAAAAGATCCCACCACGCCGCAGAGCACGCCTAAGATAGTCGTTCCTGCCAGGACGATTTGAAAGGTATAGTCCCGCCATAAAGGTAAAGCAAAGAAAACGGCCGGTTCCATGGTCAGACTCCTTTCGACGGAGAAAAAGTTTTTTCGATATTTTCTTCCGTGAAAACATCCCGTACGGATCCTGCCGCTATAAGGCGGCGGTTGATCATGGCGACGTGGTCAAAATAAAGAGGGACGGTGCGGAGCGCGTGGTGGACGACAAGGATCGTCTTTCCGCGGCTCTCCATTTCTTTTAAAATGCGGACGATGATTTTTTCCGTCTGCATATCCACGCCTTTAAAAGGCTCGTCCAGAAGATAGACAGATGCTTCCTGCGCAAGGGCCCGGGCCAGGAAAACCCGCTGCTGCTGTCCCCCGGAAAGCTCATTGATCTGTCTGTCTTCGTAACCGTCCATGCCGACGCGGGCAATCATTTCTTCCGCAATCAGACGGTCGCCCTGTGAGGGAGTGCGGCACCAGCCGATGTGGCCGTACCGTCCCATGAGGACGATGTCTTTTACTGTGGCGGGAAAATCCCAGTTGACTGAACCATTCTGCGGGACATACGCAATTTTCCGCCGTGCTTTTTTCGCATCGGTTTCGCCGTCTATGGAAAAACGGATCCGCCCTGAAACGGGGGAAAGCAGGTTCAGTATAATTTTTAAAAGGGTAGACTTGCCCGCGCCGTTCGGTCCGACGATTCCCATAAGTGAACCTTTCGGGATATTCAGATCCAAGTCC from Dialister invisus DSM 15470 includes:
- a CDS encoding metal ABC transporter permease — translated: MEPAVFFALPLWRDYTFQIVLAGTTILGVLCGVVGSFIVLRREALLGDGISHSSYPGIMLAFLFLGVKTLEGLLLGAFLSALAALSLILLARHYTKLPFDGVLASILSSFFGAGLVLSSIIQHTGNANQSGLNQFIFGQASTILYRDVLLTGSISIFTLFLIFLFRKELKLMAFDPDYAAVLGFPRGKLNVFLSFLATITVLLSIQAVGIILMSAMLIAPAVAARQWTRRLEPMILLSAVIGALSSAIGTTASSLIPKMPTGPAIVVALSFFVIPGLLLAPQRGILSRSFHKKKMAALIEGDHL
- a CDS encoding metal ABC transporter ATP-binding protein, which translates into the protein MEHVIELEDITAAYDRQPVLWDLDLNIPKGSLMGIVGPNGAGKSTLLKIILNLLSPVSGRIRFSIDGETDAKKARRKIAYVPQNGSVNWDFPATVKDIVLMGRYGHIGWCRTPSQGDRLIAEEMIARVGMDGYEDRQINELSGGQQQRVFLARALAQEASVYLLDEPFKGVDMQTEKIIVRILKEMESRGKTILVVHHALRTVPLYFDHVAMINRRLIAAGSVRDVFTEENIEKTFSPSKGV